Sequence from the Bos javanicus breed banteng chromosome 11, ARS-OSU_banteng_1.0, whole genome shotgun sequence genome:
cctcctgtcagatcagcggcAGCATTAGATTAGAAGTAAAGTGCACAAAAATGttgtttagccgctcagtcgtgtctgactctgcgaccacatggactgcagcacgtcaggcctccctgtccttcaccatctcccagagcttgctcaaactcatgtccatcgagtcagagatgccatccaaccatctcgtcctctgttgtcctcttctcctcctgccctcaatctttcccagcatcagggtcttttctaatgatttggctcttcgcatcaggtggccgaagtattggagcttcagcttcacaaaAATGTAATGCGCTTGAATTGTCCTAAAACCATCCCTCCCGcctccagtctgtggaaaaattgtcttccacaaaaccagtcccagCTGTCAAAAAAAGTTGGGGACCACTAGTCTAGACCTCATCCAGAGTGCCTCTGGATGGCCTGAGCCACTGCCCCTGCCATTACCCCAGGGCCCTGCATCCCCTGCCCGTATGCCTCCTGCAGGCTCAGGCCCAGCTCCAGGAGTCCTGCCAGAAACTGGACCTCCTGCGGCTGGCCTTGGAGCAGCTGCTGGAGAGACTGCCTCCTGCCCACCCTCTGCGCGGCAGAGTGGCCCGGGAGCTGCGGACTGCTGCGTCTGGGAACCCACAGCCTTCAGGGACGCTCGTGAAGCCCACCGCCATGACAGGTACCTGGGAGCCCATCCTACTTCAAAGCTCTCCTTCCCTTCCAGGGAGGAGCCTGGAACTCAGTGGGGAAGAATTTTGGAGAAGATTTCCAATCCCGGCTTCACCATcccttagctgtgtgaccttgggcgacTGACACCCCCTCTCCAGACCTCACTTTATCACTCTGTCAAATGGGGGTGGTAACAGCTCCTACTTCATAGGACTCTGGTGTGACAATTCAGTGAGTTGTTGCATGTGAAGTGCTCGAATTTTCACAccaaccctatgaagtaggtgATGTTATCACCCCCATTTGACAGAGTGATAAACTGAGGTCTGGAGAAGGGGTGTCAgtcgcccaaggtcacacagctaagggATGGCGAAGCCAGGATTGAAAATCTTCTCCAAAATTCTTCCCCAGTGTGTTTCAATGAGGAACCATGAGAGTGTTAGGCTGGATTTGACAGTGTTAGGGAGCTCACAGCCCTGGAGACCTTGGTACCCAGTTCTGGGCAGTTTTCACTATTAGAAAGTTCTTCCTTATCCCAAGTGGATCTGACACTATGGAAGCCCTGAGCTTCCCACCTGGGACCCAGTGCCAACTAGAGGGCCCAGCCCCTGCCTGCACAGAGCTGGTACAGAATAGATAGGCCTTGTCCCATTGTGAGCAGAGCTGAAGGGGAAAAGTACAGGGACTGCACGGGCCCCCTCACCTGGCCTTGGGGAACCAAGGAATGCTTCCTGGAGGGGGAGGCATGTCCTTGAAGGGCTTATGGGAGTTGACCAAGTCGACAAGCTGGGAAAGGTGAGGGCAAGGTCTTATTTGTTGTTCTCTTGCTACGTCCTGTCCGAGTCTGTaaccgcatggactacagcacgccaggcctccctgtccctcactatttcCCAGTCTTTCCAAGTGTGTGTctgttgaatcggtgatgctatccaaccatctctagGGCTTGTTAAAAGGCCTAAAATTCAGGTACTTGAAGCTACCCCATTAGCTGTCTTCCAGCTAAACACCCACATTCCTCCAGTCATTCTTTCTAGGATGACCTTCCCATCCTGAGCACTGCCTCGGTTTACAAGGTCTATCGGAGTATAACCCTCCAGGCCCCGACTCCCTAAATGGTGCTCTTCGGCCCCATGTGTGGCCTCAAGAGCTGCTAGAGTCCTACTGCTTCCTCTACCCTTGGAGGGACAAATCTCTACTGGTCCTCAGAATGAACCCACTTGGTTGGCAAAACACACTGGTACCCACGGCAGGAAGTGGGGCTGAGTTGGCACTCCTTTCCACtgaatggatggggaaacaggccCTGGGAAGAGGTGGCTGGCCAGGCACCCTGCTCCTCTGGGGCTCTCGAACCTGGCATGGTGCTCCCTAGGCCCAGAGCCCTGGGCAGCATGCGGACTGAGGTCTGAGTCTGACTCCTCTGCCTCTGTGTCCCTGCTTCTTCCCACACATAGAGGGCTGGCAGGAGGGGAGGACCAGTTGGTCGGCCCCCAGGGTGGCCCCCAGGTGGCAGCCGAGGCCTAAGGCAAGCAGGCTGTTGGTTTGCTACCTCCGTGAGAAGGCAGCATTCCTGGGGTCCCAGCGACCCCTTGGAGGATGGTGTCCGATGATGGCCCCTCACTACGCTCCCCGACAGGGACGCTGCAGGTCCGCCTCCTGGGCTGTGAGCAGCTGCTGATAGCGGTGCCTGGACGTTCCCCCGCGGCCGCGCTGGCCGGGAGCCCCTCCCAAGGCTGGCTTCGGAGCAGAGCCAAGCAGCAGCGTGGGGGAGGCGAGCTGGCCAGTGAGTAGGGGGCCCGGGGAGCTGGGGAACGCGAAGGTCCCCCCACCACTGCTGGCCTGCCCTGAGCCCCACCTCTGGCCTTGCAGGTGAGGTGCTGGCTGTGTTGAAGGTGGACAATCGCGTTGTGGGCCAGACAGGCTGGGGGCCTGTGGCCAAGCAGTCCTGGGACCAGAACTTTGTCATTGCCCTGGAGCGGGTGAGGCTGCCCTTGTGTGGACGGGGGTGATCGTGGGCAGCAGGGTGGAAAGCTGGATGGGTAGTGGCTGGTGCCAGGCTCCCCCTGACTCAATTTGGTCTCCCTGTGTAGGCCCGGGAGCTGGAGATCGGGGTCCACTGGCGGGACTGGAGGCAGCTGTGCGGCGTGGCCTTCCTGCGGCTGGAGGACTTCCTGGACAATGCCTGTCACCAGCTGTCCCTCAGCCTGGTGCCACAGGGACTGCTCTTCGCCCAGGTGCCTCCCGGCCCCTGCCCTCTGACCTCACGGGCCCCTGGCTCTGTTAGCACGAGAGGGGCCTTGGAGACTGTGCTCCCCCACCAACCCACAGCTAGGAGTGGAAATTGAGGCCCTGAGGGAGGAGCTCTCCAGGGATGAAAGATTCCCAGCCGCTCTCTGAGGACTTCACAGGAGAGGAACGGCCTCTCCTTGTCCTGACGGCCCCGCCGCATGCACGACCCTGGACAagtccctttcttctccaggcctcagttcccCTCCTGGTACCAGTGAGGATGCTGAATCCATTCTCTATGAATCCCTGTAGCTCTTGCATCTGTTGACAACGGGCTCAGGCTGGGATCCTGGAGGCTGAGGAGGTGCCCAGGGCAGGTTGGCAGGTGGGAGGGGACTGGTCTtcagccctgccccctgcccccacaggtGACCTTCTGTGACCCTGTCATTGAGAGGAGGCCCCGACTGCAGAGGCAGAAACGCATTTTCTCAAAACGCAGAGGTATGGAAGGCTGGCGAAcagggagcagggctgggccCCTCCAGAGACCTCGAGACTGAGGCCGCTTCTGTCCCAGGTCAGGACttcctgagggcttcccagatgaacCTCAGCATGGCAGCCTGGGGGCGCTTGGTCATGAGCCTGCTGCCGCCCTGCAGCTCCCCAAGCACCATCAGCCCCCCCAAAACGTGCTCCCAGACCCCAGCCACACCCCAGCGGGCCACCGATCCCGACTCGCCCAGGTGAGGAACCTCGCTCACCCCAGGCTGCCTGCTTCTCTGCGGTGTCACCTCTCTCCAGACGCAGATGGTGCCTGCCCCGTGGCTCACCCTCtgacctgtctgtctgtctcgcGTGGCTGTGCGTCCACCCCCGCCCTCCCTGCCTGCCACTGTTCCAGCTGTCTGTGCCCAGTATATGTCTGCTTCTATCCCACAGTAACTTCCCACCCAAGAAGACCCCCTTGCGAGAAGAGATCCAACCCCCACCCAAGCCCCCTCGCCTCTACCTGGCCCAGGAGCCAACCCCCGAAGAGATGCCGGTGAGGGGCAGCAGGGCAGGGTTGGTCACCCTGGGTGCTGCCCAGGTCGGGTGGCAGGGCTGGAGGGAAGGAAGCCCTGCTCTGCCTTGAGACCCTCTCCCCTCGCAGCGCACCAAACGCCCCCACATGGAGCCCAGGATTCGACTCGAGCCGCCTCTGCCAGCCCCGGCTACCAGGTACCCCGGCGGGCTCACCTCAGTGTTTGAGAcattttatccactcatctgggTATTTGCATGTCAGATGTTCACATCTCACCCTGGGCTCCTTGGCTTGCTCTCAGGTTCTCACTCGCTGAACCCACATTATTGAGCTCAGCCTGCCTGCCAGACCCCAGGAAACTGCAGTCCCGGGAACCCTGCCCCACCCCGGGCTCTGCAGCTCCCCACTAGAGGGGGACCACCCAGGATTGAACACAGGGGGTTTGGAGCGACTCCTGGTGGAGGCCCAGCCCTTTCTTGTTCTGGGGGCTTCCTGTATCCTCTGTCTTGCAGGAAACCCCCCCGGCTTCAGGACTTCCGCTGCTTGGCCGTGCTGGGCCGGGGCCACTTTGGGAAGGTAAGGGGCTGAGGAGGTGCAGCAGAAGGGGGTGGGCAGCCCTCAGCACATTTGCTAGAGGGCTCTGGGCTCTggggggcagtgggcaggggAAGCAGGCTCCTGTACTTCCCACCTGGAGCCCAAACCTCTCTCTGGTCCCCAGGTCCTCTTGGTCCAGTTCAAGGGGACGGGGCAATACTATGCCATCAAAGCACTGAAGAAGCAGGAGGTGCTGAGCCGGGACGAGATTGAGAGGTGTGTGTTGAGGTTGGGGGTCTCCCAGTACGCCGGTGTCTGGAGAGAACTCAGGACTGCAGGCCTGGGCTGCACTGGTGGCTCCAGAAGGCAGCTGAATGCTGCTGGGGCTTTGAAGAAGTGACCCTGTGGGGCCAGCCAGGCCTGGGCTCTTTTATTAGCAACTGCAGTTGTGAACTGTGTACCCTTGGGCAGGTCTCCTCTCTGTGcacctcaggttcctcatctgtgaaatgggaacagGGTGGGGGTACAAGTTCGAGCCCTGTGCCAGCCCTGGGTACATATGAACCGTCACTCTACCTGCCTGGCAGTTTTAAGAGCCAGTGACCCAGGGGAGTTGTGTGGGTGACAGGGCACAGCCAGGGGAGGTCTTAGTTCCCTTTTGGGTTCCCTCCTTGCCTGTAAAACCCACGCCCTACTCTTGCAGCCTGTACTGTGAGAAGCGAATCCTCGAGGCTGTGGGCTGCACAGGGCATCCGTTCCTGCTTCCCCTCCTCGCCTGCTTCCAGACCTCCAGCCACGCCTGCTTTGTGACCGAGTTCGCGCCTGGTGGTGACCTCATGATGCAGATCCATGAGGACGTCTTCCCTGAGCCCCAGGCCCGGTGGGTCCCCCTCTCGCCTCTTCCCGCCAGCTTTCCCTGGGCCCTCTGTCCCTGGCGGCCCCTTCATCCTGCTTCCTCTAGGGTGCCCATCAGCCAAAGAGTGCATGCAGTCAGGGAGGTCTTGGTTCGCATCTTGGTTATCAAGCCCTCACAGCCTTTGTGACCTCAGATCTCAGTGTATATGGTGGTGAACTGGGAATAATGATAACTGCTTTATAGGCTTGGTGCATCGGACATAACATTTAAAACTGTGGCGCCTAGGGACTGGTGAGCAGTAAGGGACTGACAGATGGCGTTGTTATGTCTTGCCCACCAGAGTATGGACTCTGGAGCCCAGATTCACGTGTCAGCCCTGTGACCCAGGGTGGGTTGTTTACCAGGAGTCTCAGATCCTTTTCAAAAAATAGTCATGATGAGGCTTCCCTGGGTGGTCTAATGCTTAAGAACCCGCCTGCgagtgcaggggacataggttcgattcctggtccaggaagatctcacatgtctcggagcaactaccgagcccaagggctgcaactactgaagcccgcacacctcgAGCCCATGCTCTGTAGCTGAACCTATGAAACAGTTATCATTCCCCGCAattcaccgcaatgagaaacccaggcaccacagtgaagagtagcccctgctcaccgcaactagaggaagcctgtgcacagcaacgaagacccagcacagttaaaaaaaaaatgcgtaacattttttaaaaattaaaaaaaaaaaataggcatgaGGGGACCAACGGAGGCTGCCAGGAGGATGCCAGGATGGGCATGTGGACATTTGGTGTCATTCCTGGCACAATCTAAGGGCCTGGGAAGGGTAGGCTGTTATCAGAAGGAGCACCACCCCTGCCCCATGAGGCTCCTCCCAGCCTCTCGCCCACATCTGACGCTGGCAGGGATATCGGGGGTCCCCAGACCATGGCCACCCTGGTGCCTCCCTGCCCTGTCTCCCACAGTCCTGGGCCTGAACTCCCTCCTGCACCAACCCTCCAGGTTCTATCTGGCCTGTGTGGTCCTGGGGCTGCAGTTCTTACACGAGCAGAAGATCATTTACAGGTAACTTGCCCCCAGGATCCTGGGGGAGTAGGCAAGGGGGTCGGGGGCTGCCCTCCTCCTGGGTTGCTATGAGGCGGGGCCGCTGTCCCCTGGGCCTCAGCACTTCTCAGCTCCTTCGGGGTCTGCCCTGCCTTGCCCTCAGAGACCTTAAGTTGGATAATCTTCTCCTGGACGCCCAGGGTTTCCTGAAGATCGCGGACTTTGGGCTTTGTAAGGAAGGTGGGTGCCTCCCATTTAAGAGCCTGTGTCCTCCCGCCTTGCTCGCTCCACTGAGGCCAGCAGGGTGGCAACGAGTGGCATCTTCCAGAAAATGTGCCTCCCAGCCCTCCTTCCAGGGACCAGCTAGACGCATGTCCTTGGCTTGTCCTTCCCCGCCCTAAAAACTTGGAAAGACCCCCTTGGCCTCGGCCGGAGGGAGAACCTGGGCTAGGAGAGGGCACTGGGTTCTGCTTTCTGCATGGCCCTGGCACACAGGCTTTGCTGAGACTCATGTTCCTCATCTATCAGGTGGCATAAAAACCGTTCCCACCTCCAAGGATGCGGGGCAGGGCTTGGCACGAGGTTCCTTGCATGGGGTCCTAAGGGTTGGTGGTTGATTCTTACAACCAGAGGTTCTTGTGGCTGCCACAGCACGCTGGCATCAGTGTGGGTGTTGGTTGGCAGGGATCGGCTTCGGGGACCGGACGAGCACCTTCTGCGGCACCCCGGAGTTTCTGGCCCCCGAGGTGCTGA
This genomic interval carries:
- the PKN3 gene encoding serine/threonine-protein kinase N3 isoform X1, whose protein sequence is MEEGAQQQPGAGHQSLEDEKEVIRRAIQKELKIKEGVENLRRVATDRRHLGHVQQLLRSSNRRLEQLHGELRELHARILLPGPGLGPAEPAASGPRPLAEQARARHLEALQRQLQVELKVKQGAENMTHTYASGTPKERKLLAAAQQMLQDSQLKVALLRMKISSLEASGSPEPGPELMVEELRHRLRIEAAVAEGAKNVVKLLGSRRTQDRKVLAEAQAQLQESCQKLDLLRLALEQLLERLPPAHPLRGRVARELRTAASGNPQPSGTLVKPTAMTGTLQVRLLGCEQLLIAVPGRSPAAALAGSPSQGWLRSRAKQQRGGGELASEVLAVLKVDNRVVGQTGWGPVAKQSWDQNFVIALERARELEIGVHWRDWRQLCGVAFLRLEDFLDNACHQLSLSLVPQGLLFAQVTFCDPVIERRPRLQRQKRIFSKRRGQDFLRASQMNLSMAAWGRLVMSLLPPCSSPSTISPPKTCSQTPATPQRATDPDSPSNFPPKKTPLREEIQPPPKPPRLYLAQEPTPEEMPRTKRPHMEPRIRLEPPLPAPATRKPPRLQDFRCLAVLGRGHFGKVLLVQFKGTGQYYAIKALKKQEVLSRDEIESLYCEKRILEAVGCTGHPFLLPLLACFQTSSHACFVTEFAPGGDLMMQIHEDVFPEPQARFYLACVVLGLQFLHEQKIIYRDLKLDNLLLDAQGFLKIADFGLCKEGIGFGDRTSTFCGTPEFLAPEVLTQEAYTRAVDWWGLGVLLYEMLVGECPFPGDTEEEVFDCIVNAEAPYPRFLSVQGLELIQKLLQKCPEKRLGAGERDAEEIKTQPFFRTTDWQALLARAVQPPFVPTLCGPTDLRYFEGEFTGLPPVLTPPDPRSPLTARQQAAFRDFDFVSERFLEP
- the PKN3 gene encoding serine/threonine-protein kinase N3 isoform X4 — encoded protein: MEEGAQQQPGAGHQSLEDEKEVIRRAIQKELKIKEGVENLRRVATDRRHLGHVQQLLRSSNRRLEQLHGELRELHARILLPGPGLGPAEPAASGPRPLAEQARARHLEALQRQLQVELKVKQGAENMTHTYASGTPKERKLLAAAQQMLQDSQLKVALLRMKISSLEASGSPEPGPELMVEELRHRLRIEAAVAEGAKNVVKLLGSRRTQDRKVLAEAQAQLQESCQKLDLLRLALEQLLERLPPAHPLRGRVARELRTAASGNPQPSGTLVKPTAMTGTLQVRLLGCEQLLIAVPGRSPAAALAGSPSQGWLRSRAKQQRGGGELASEVLAVLKVDNRVVGQTGWGPVAKQSWDQNFVIALERARELEIGVHWRDWRQLCGVAFLRLEDFLDNACHQLSLSLVPQGLLFAQVTFCDPVIERRPRLQRQKRIFSKRRGQDFLRASQMNLSMAAWGRLVMSLLPPCSSPSTISPPKTCSQTPATPQRATDPDSPSNFPPKKTPLREEIQPPPKPPRLYLAQEPTPEEMPRTKRPHMEPRIRLEPPLPAPATRKPPRLQDFRCLAVLGRGHFGKVLLVQFKGTGQYYAIKALKKQEVLSRDEIESLYCEKRILEAVGCTGHPFLLPLLACFQTSSHACFVTEFAPGGDLMMQIHEDVFPEPQARFYLACVVLGLQFLHEQKIIYRDRLRGPDEHLLRHPGVSGPRGADSGGLHAGCGLVGTGRAAL
- the PKN3 gene encoding serine/threonine-protein kinase N3 isoform X2 produces the protein MEHGEPGAGHQSLEDEKEVIRRAIQKELKIKEGVENLRRVATDRRHLGHVQQLLRSSNRRLEQLHGELRELHARILLPGPGLGPAEPAASGPRPLAEQARARHLEALQRQLQVELKVKQGAENMTHTYASGTPKERKLLAAAQQMLQDSQLKVALLRMKISSLEASGSPEPGPELMVEELRHRLRIEAAVAEGAKNVVKLLGSRRTQDRKVLAEAQAQLQESCQKLDLLRLALEQLLERLPPAHPLRGRVARELRTAASGNPQPSGTLVKPTAMTGTLQVRLLGCEQLLIAVPGRSPAAALAGSPSQGWLRSRAKQQRGGGELASEVLAVLKVDNRVVGQTGWGPVAKQSWDQNFVIALERARELEIGVHWRDWRQLCGVAFLRLEDFLDNACHQLSLSLVPQGLLFAQVTFCDPVIERRPRLQRQKRIFSKRRGQDFLRASQMNLSMAAWGRLVMSLLPPCSSPSTISPPKTCSQTPATPQRATDPDSPSNFPPKKTPLREEIQPPPKPPRLYLAQEPTPEEMPRTKRPHMEPRIRLEPPLPAPATRKPPRLQDFRCLAVLGRGHFGKVLLVQFKGTGQYYAIKALKKQEVLSRDEIESLYCEKRILEAVGCTGHPFLLPLLACFQTSSHACFVTEFAPGGDLMMQIHEDVFPEPQARFYLACVVLGLQFLHEQKIIYRDLKLDNLLLDAQGFLKIADFGLCKEGIGFGDRTSTFCGTPEFLAPEVLTQEAYTRAVDWWGLGVLLYEMLVGECPFPGDTEEEVFDCIVNAEAPYPRFLSVQGLELIQKLLQKCPEKRLGAGERDAEEIKTQPFFRTTDWQALLARAVQPPFVPTLCGPTDLRYFEGEFTGLPPVLTPPDPRSPLTARQQAAFRDFDFVSERFLEP
- the PKN3 gene encoding serine/threonine-protein kinase N3 isoform X3, coding for MEEGAQQQPGAGHQSLEDEKEVIRRAIQKELKIKEGVENLRRVATDRRHLGHVQQLLRSSNRRLEQLHGELRELHARILLPGPGLGPAEPAASGPRPLAEQARARHLEALQRQLQVELKVKQGAENMTHTYASGTPKERKLLAAAQQMLQDSQLKVALLRMKISSLEASGSPEPGPELMVEELRHRLRIEAAVAEGAKNVVKLLGSRRTQDRKAQAQLQESCQKLDLLRLALEQLLERLPPAHPLRGRVARELRTAASGNPQPSGTLVKPTAMTGTLQVRLLGCEQLLIAVPGRSPAAALAGSPSQGWLRSRAKQQRGGGELASEVLAVLKVDNRVVGQTGWGPVAKQSWDQNFVIALERARELEIGVHWRDWRQLCGVAFLRLEDFLDNACHQLSLSLVPQGLLFAQVTFCDPVIERRPRLQRQKRIFSKRRGQDFLRASQMNLSMAAWGRLVMSLLPPCSSPSTISPPKTCSQTPATPQRATDPDSPSNFPPKKTPLREEIQPPPKPPRLYLAQEPTPEEMPRTKRPHMEPRIRLEPPLPAPATRKPPRLQDFRCLAVLGRGHFGKVLLVQFKGTGQYYAIKALKKQEVLSRDEIESLYCEKRILEAVGCTGHPFLLPLLACFQTSSHACFVTEFAPGGDLMMQIHEDVFPEPQARFYLACVVLGLQFLHEQKIIYRDLKLDNLLLDAQGFLKIADFGLCKEGIGFGDRTSTFCGTPEFLAPEVLTQEAYTRAVDWWGLGVLLYEMLVGECPFPGDTEEEVFDCIVNAEAPYPRFLSVQGLELIQKLLQKCPEKRLGAGERDAEEIKTQPFFRTTDWQALLARAVQPPFVPTLCGPTDLRYFEGEFTGLPPVLTPPDPRSPLTARQQAAFRDFDFVSERFLEP